The genomic segment GCCTATTGGCGATCGCTGACAAGTGGGGTATCACCACAGAGAAGGTAGGCGATCTCCTTGGCGGTCTGTCGCGAGCGACGATCTACAAGATGAAGACAGCAGCCGGCGTCCTGAAACAGGATGAGCTGACGCGCATAAGCTACGTCGTTGGGATCTACAAAGCCTTGCACATTCTGCTGCCGGATGACTGGGCGGATCAGTGGATGACGCGGCCCAATGACAACATCCTGTTTGGCGGACAGACTCCCCTCGATTTCGTGATTCGCAACGGGATCCCCGGCCTGCAGCAAGTACGCAGTCTGCTCGATGCGGCGCGCGGTGGACGGTAGGTGGCCCGGCTCGAAACGATCGACAGACGGGATACGCATAGGCTCATCGGCACCAAGTACCCAGGGAAGAGCGTTCTTGAGACGCTGCCTCTTCCCCCGAATGTCCTCAGCGACCTGAGCGAACTGGACGCCAGCACGAACGAGCGGAGAGTTGCCGAGAAGGGCGGGAATTCGGCGATCAGCCCTCTCGAGCTGGTCTGGGGGTTCCCGGAGGCGAACGTTGTCAATGCGGCATTCACGCATCCAGGTACCCATGGGAGCAGGTTCAACAATTCGCTTCGGGGAGCTTGGTACGCTTCGGTCGATCTCGAGACCTCGATCCAAGAAGTGGCTTTTCACAAACGCCAGTTTGTGAAGGACAGCCGATTCGTCGGAATAAGGGCGTTTGAGTACGCCGATTACCTAGCCGACTTCATCGGGCGCTTCCATTTTCTTGAGGGGGATGAGCTAGTTCAGTGCCTTCAGGCTGGTCCCATTCCCGCCTGCTATGCTCCCTCTCAGGCTTTGGCCGGTTTCTTACTGACCTCAAAGTCTGCAGGCATCGTCTACCCCAGCGTTCGTCACGCAGGAGGCACCTGCATCGTCTGTTTCCGACCGCCGTTGGTGCACAACCCCAGGCGCGATAGGACCTGCTCAATCAGCCTTGAAGTTGGTACAGACAAGGTCGAATGTAAAGAGATAGCTACTGCTCTTCTGTAAATTTCGGAGGAGTACAGTTGAGTGAAATCCCTTCACCTGTTCCCGGTATGATCAGCCGTCAAGTACACAGTGCTAGTAGTTGTTCTGTCTGTTGCGATCATGGGCCTCATAGTCGCCATCGCCTCGACCGGAGTTGTCGACAAACTCTTTGCGTCGTGCCCACCCCAAGCCGATCACGTCACCCATCCGCGCGGATCGCGCGGACTTTCGCGGTTGCGGGTTGTAGACCTCATCGAGAAAGACCATGAACGGCAGCTAGATCTCGGCCGCAGGTTGCCGTGGATGAGTTGCGGGCGAAAGCGCAGAATACATAGTGCAAAACGGAGCCATATCAGATCTCGAACAACCCGACTGCCTCACGTGCTTTCGCGTAATAATCTCCATCAAAGCTTTGCAGGTATCCGACGGGAGATCGAAGCACTCTGACGCCGCCTACCGTAAGCTTTAGCGATGCATGAATGTGACCGCAGATCACTGCAACGCCGTGCGTTCGCTCGAATCGAGTGAGAACTTCCCCCAGCCGCGCCGATCCCTGGTAAGCGTCAAATGGGTCAGGAATAGTCGACCGCTCTACGCAAGCTTCGAAAGGGGTGGTGTGCACAATTGCTACCATCCTCTCGACCTGCGACGCGATTGCATCCAGGTCGTGGCCGAGTTCTTTTAGGAGGTCCGAGCATATGTCCTCGTCGCGGAAACGAAGCATTCTCCGTTTCCAATCGGGCGAGTGCGGTTCTCGCAGCCAGACCGCATATCGGGCATCGTTCCAGGAGCCCGATGCGAATGCACCTCGTTCATAGTCTTTGGACCCCAGACTTGGATCCAGGCGTCGGTCACGGAACGAGTAATCGTACCAGCCAAGCGATCCTGCAAAGCCTACCCCATTCAAGACAACTGGAGTATTGGGGAGATAGTGAAATCCCTGCTGCGCCGCGCGCTCTGCCAACGCGACCCGGTACTTCCAACGACTGTCCTGAGCTCTTTGAAGCGCGCGACGAGACTCGATCCAAACGTCGTGATTCCCTGGAATCACGAGTTTTGGAATTGCAAGGGAATGGAAGTGTTCCAAAGCCCGGGTCCAACCAGACAGATCATTTGCGAGGTCACCCGCAATCACGAAAACGTCCGCCTCAAGGTCGCGCACTCGTTCCGATAGATATGGCACAAGTGCGCCATTCTGGGCCGTGATATCGACGTGAAGATCCGAAGTGAAGGCGATTCTCACTCCGTCATTATGGAAGACATCCTATCTGTAGACAATTCAGACTCGCTACCAAAGAAATGCTCTGAGGGATACGTATTCGCGGATTCCCGTACATCGTAGGCCGTCGGCCTGGGTTATTCCGCGCCTTGATCTCAATCTTCGAATGAGCCCCCCTAGCTCTGACCACCTGCGGCTCAGGCGTTGAGAATTGTGACCAACAGGGCTGGAAAGAATGATCTCGATTTAGGTGAGGCTCAACGAGTGCTGACAGCGACGGCATTTGCCACTTCCGCGGTCAAATTGGCTCATTGGCAGACGGGACAGACGACGGTTTCGAGAATCGTAGAGACGTGAGAATTAAGGAGGAAGGAGGGGCTCAGAGATAGGTCCCGCGCAGGAATGTGCCGATTTCGGCACATTGCGGTCTGTTGCAGACGGTGAGTGAACCAGACTTTGAGGGAGGATTAGCTAATGTTCGGGATCGTGATCGAAACAACGATCTAGCTAGATCGTTGTTTCGATCACGCAAGGGCGAGCCGGAATCTTTGTGTTTCCGGGGAGTTGCCTATGAGATCGTCTCTCCGGCACGGCTGGGATTTGTTTGTGCGCACTTGTGAGGAGTGGCACTGAACCGAGCGCAGTGTGCGGGCGCCGCTGGATAGATGTCATGCGCATATATTTACCGGCGAGCGTCTCAGCTCAACTTTCGCGGCTGCGCTTGAAGGTTTGGACCGCGCCAATCCGACCGGCAGAAGAACAACAGGGCCAATGTTGGGCAAAAGTGACTCGCCAATCCCGAGCATCGAGATCGAGTTCTGTCGGCAGGTCTTGCAACGTGAGACCGAATCGGGTGGTTCTGGCAATTGACCGACGACGAGCGATTCAGCCTAGATCCGGCTCATCAAAACGATGCACCTCTCGCGGAAGAGGCAATGCGTAGCCTGGCTACAAAGGTAGGCATGATGATCGCGATTTATCGCCGTCTTGGCATCATTTATTCGGGTCAACACGCATACGGGTGGGTCAGAGGGCCAAACACAAATCTGCTCTTGCCGGGAAGCGCCCGTTAGATTTCATGATTGAGGGCGGGATTCCTCCAATGGCAATGGTCGCTTTGCTTCTCAAGGCCGACTCGGCATTGATTCTCGGTTCTGACTGGCACGCCACCTCTTCGACGGGCTGCAGCATTCCAGAGCAGAAAGTAATGAAGAGATGACGAGGGGCTGATTTCTGACCTGTTCGGAGGGGAGCTATGGGAATGTTTGACGAGGTGCTTTGCAACAATGACCTCTTCGGAGCTCACAGAGGCGAGACTCACCAGACGAAGAGTCTTGAACCAATGTTCGGCGGCCGACTTGAACAGTATGAGATCACGCCAGCTGGGCGCTTGGAATTTCTGGAGTACGTGACTGAAGATCACAGCGATCCGAACGCTCAAGGTATGGCTAAATTCGGCGGCATGTTTGCGATGGTGTTCACCGGAGGCCGCAAGGATATGAACTATCACGGATGGCTAGAGCTCTCCCGTTTCGGCCGGGCCAAGTTTACGGATGGCGTAATGGTTGCGTTTGAACCGGAGCGCGCAGGGGCGAATCACGTCGGGAGGCTGCTTGATATATCCGCGGAAGCAATGCGGTCGCCGAGAGTGCCGACCAGCGATTATCAGCTTGCAGCTGATCTCGGAGCCCTTGGGTATCCCGGCTATGCACACCTGTCCAGTGCTCTCAGAGATGCTGCTGAAGTTCTGCTGGACGCATTGGACCGGGACAATCTCGACGCCCGTATAGCCGAAGCTTTGCCGTGGTTGCCGCTGCAGTACCCTCAGATGAATTGGCGCTGGATCGTGGCTCACGCCAAACTGCGCAATCGGCAGAACCGATTGGGATTCGTGGTTAACCTCTCCGCCAGGGTAGCGGTGGCAAAAGCCCAATGTGACGTAGCAGAGGTCCTTTACCGAGTTGTGGCGGAGCTCAGGAAGGCTCGCCTGGCGGCGAACGACACCTTTTGCCATGTATGCTGGCCACCTAGCGAGAGGCGATATGCCCACGAAAAGCGTTCACGGGTTGCAGCGTACTGGAACCTTGACACGCGGCTCACGGAGAAAGACCTTGCCTGGATGGATCTTGGCCGAGAGGTGAAGAGAGGCATCAAGTGATAATGCAGGCGCACAGCTTGAATTCCCGGTCCTGATCTTCCTCCACCCGTTCTCCGTGTTCCCGTTTAGCTCCGCGGTCGGGGCGCATTGGCATCGGCTCCCTGCACGACCCTCTTCCTGGCTCTTGCTGGCGGCACTCTGATGGTGAGCCATGAAACGACAACT from the Occallatibacter riparius genome contains:
- a CDS encoding MbcA/ParS/Xre antitoxin family protein produces the protein MATQPSFAPAGYQFDTVPDLSRLETRERLSQSAVDGLLAIADKWGITTEKVGDLLGGLSRATIYKMKTAAGVLKQDELTRISYVVGIYKALHILLPDDWADQWMTRPNDNILFGGQTPLDFVIRNGIPGLQQVRSLLDAARGGR
- a CDS encoding RES family NAD+ phosphorylase, producing MARLETIDRRDTHRLIGTKYPGKSVLETLPLPPNVLSDLSELDASTNERRVAEKGGNSAISPLELVWGFPEANVVNAAFTHPGTHGSRFNNSLRGAWYASVDLETSIQEVAFHKRQFVKDSRFVGIRAFEYADYLADFIGRFHFLEGDELVQCLQAGPIPACYAPSQALAGFLLTSKSAGIVYPSVRHAGGTCIVCFRPPLVHNPRRDRTCSISLEVGTDKVECKEIATALL
- a CDS encoding metallophosphoesterase, translating into MRIAFTSDLHVDITAQNGALVPYLSERVRDLEADVFVIAGDLANDLSGWTRALEHFHSLAIPKLVIPGNHDVWIESRRALQRAQDSRWKYRVALAERAAQQGFHYLPNTPVVLNGVGFAGSLGWYDYSFRDRRLDPSLGSKDYERGAFASGSWNDARYAVWLREPHSPDWKRRMLRFRDEDICSDLLKELGHDLDAIASQVERMVAIVHTTPFEACVERSTIPDPFDAYQGSARLGEVLTRFERTHGVAVICGHIHASLKLTVGGVRVLRSPVGYLQSFDGDYYAKAREAVGLFEI